TACTCGCGCGCGCGGCTGTAGGCTGCGCCGAGCCAGGGGACGAGGTGGAACGGGAGCAGGAAGGTGCTCCAGCGGAGGTGGCCGGCCGCGAGGTGCCCGACCTCGTGCCCGACGAGGAAGTCGAGCTGCCGCGGGTCCTGGCACTGGTCGAGGAGGTCCGAGAGCAGGATGACGAAGCGGCGCGAGAAGAGCCGGGTGGCGAAGGCGTTGAGCGCGCCGCCGCCCTGGACGACGTAGACCTCGGGCGCCCCGTCCAGCCCGAGCCGCTCGGCGGCCGCCTTCACGCTCGCGTGCACCTCCGGCAGCTGGCGCTCGGAGACACGCACCCCGTTGCCGCGCACGTGGGCGAGGAACAGCGCCCGCGCCGCCAGCACGAAGAGGCCGATGAGCGCTCCGTAGAGGAGGCCGACGATCGACACCACGAGCGCGGTCCACGCGAGGCCCGAGAACACCGCGCCCAGCTTGAACAGGGTGCGCTCGCGAGGCAGCTGCAGGCTCGAATCGAAGGCCATGGTCGTCCCCTCCCAGGGAGAGCTCGTGGGTGTGACGGCGGGTCCTATCACGGAGCGTGACGAGGCCGGCGGCCTTTCGCGCGGGCGGCGGTGTGGAGACAGGCCCCGAGGTGGTTGCCGTCGCTGCACGGGCCCACAGGCGCGCCGGCCCCGGGGCCGAGCGCGGGGCCCGGGGGTTCGTGCTACACCTGGCGCATGGCCGGCGCGCCCCCTCGCGAGAAGCCCATCCTCGGCATCGACCTCGGCACCACCAACACCTGCGTGGCGCACGTGCGGAACCGCATCCCGCGCGTCGTGCCCACCGACAAGGGCAGCCTGGTCCTGCCGAGCGTGGTGGCGCTCTCCGACCGGGGCGAGTTCCTGGTGGGCGGCGTCGCCAAGGACCAGATGGTCACGAACCCCAAGAAGACGATCTACGGGGCGAAGCGGCTCATCGGGCGCAAGTTCAACTCGGTGGTGGTGCAGGAGCTGCGCAGCTACTACTCGTACGACATCGTCGAGGGGCCGAACGGCGAGGCGGCGGTGGCGCTGGGCGACGAGGTCCGGACGCTGCCGCAGGTCTCCGCGCTCGTGCTGGAGCACGTGAAGAAGATCGCCGAGGCGTTCCTCGGCCGGCCCATGGGCGAGGCGGTCATCTCGGTGCCCGCCTACTACAACGACAACCAGCGCCAGGCGGTGAAGGAGGCGGGGCGGCTGGCGGGCTTCGAGGTGAAGCGGATCGTGAACGAGCCGACCGCCGCCGCGCTCGCCTACGGCTTCAACCGCGGGCTCGACCAGAAGATCCTGGTCTACGACCTGGGCGGCGGCACCTTCGACGTCTCGGTGCTGCAGCTCAACGGCAACGTCTTCGAGGTGCTCGCCACCGGCGGCGACACCTTCCTCGGCGGCGCAGACTTCGACAACCGCATCATCGACTACGCGCTGGAGGCGTTCTGGCGCGACCACAAGATCGACCTGGCCGGCTCGCCCATCGCCATGCAGCGCATCAAGGGCGCGGCCGAGGCCGCCAAGATCGACCTCACCCTCATCCCGCACGCGTCGCTCGAGCTGCCCTTCATCGAGGAGAAGAAGGGCCGGCCGCTCGACCTGCGCCTGCCGCTCTCGCGCTCGCAGCTCGACGAGCTCACCGTCGACCTCGTCGACCGCACCTTCCAGATCTGCGACCAGGTGCTGGCCGAGAAGGGCCTGCAGCCGTCGCAGATCGACGAGATCATCCTGGTGGGCGGCCAGTCGCGGATGCCGCTCGTGCAGGAGAAGATCCGCCAGCACTTCGGGAAGCCGCCGCGCAAGGGCGTCCACCCCGACGAGTGTGTCGCGCTGGGCGCGGCGCTGCTCGGCGACTCGCTCGACCAGATCGACTCGGTGACGCTGGTGGACGTGCTCTCCATGCCCATCGGGGTGGGCACGCCCCAGAACCGCTTCCGCCGCCTGCTCGAGAAGAACAACGCCATCCCGTGCTCGCGCTCCTTCCGGCTGCCGCCGCCGCGCGAGCCGGGGCAGCCCATCGAGCTCGACATCTACCAGGGCGACTCGGACGACATCGTCGACGACGAGTTCCTCGGCTCGATCCGGCTCCCCGCCGCCGCCACCGGCCGCCGCGTGGACTTCAAGCTCGACGAGGAGTGCCTGCTCAAGGTGGTCTTCGACGACCCCGAGCAGGGCATGCGGCAGGTGGACTTCGCGACCCGCGACACCCCCGAGGCGCTGCGGCGCGCGCTGGCGGAGCGGGCCGCGCGCCACGGCGCCGAGCCGAGCGACCCCGAGGTGCGGCGCGGCGGCGGGCTCTTCGGCTGGCTGCGGCGCGGCGCCTGAGGCGGTGCGGCGTGCTCTTCCCCTCGCGGCCCTGGGTCGAGGCGGTGGTCGAGGCGGCGAACCGTCAGCCCGCGCTGGCGCAGGCGCTCGCGGGGCTGGGCGCCGACCTGGCGGCGGTGGTGGAGCCGGAGCCGCCGCACCTGCCGCGCGCCTTCGCCGTGTACGGGCGGCAGGAGCGCGGCCGGATCGCCGTGGTGCGCGTGCTCGCCGACGAGGACGAGCTGTGGGAGCTCGCGCCCGCCTACGTGGTGCGCGCGAGCTACCGCGTCTGGAAGGCGCTCCTGCGCGGCGAGGACCCCGTGCGGGCGGCGCTCAGCGGCCGCGTCCGGGTGGAGGGCGACCTGCAGGCGCTGGTGCGGCGGGCCGGTTATCGTCCTCTCGTCGACGCCGCGCTGGCGAGCGTCGCCACCGAGTTCGTCGACGAGGGGAGGACGCCTTGAGCAAGGGGATCGCGGGAGGGCTCCTGGAGCAGGGCGCGCGGGCGGTGAGCCGGGCCGCGGGCGCGGTCCTGTCCGACCCGCGCGGGCAGGAGGCGGTGGCGCGCGCGGTCGGCCTCGCCCAGCGCGGGCTGCGGACGTTCGAGGCCGTCCAGGAGCGGGCGCTGCACGCCGCCGGCCTGGCCGCGCGCCCCGACTACCACGAGCTCCGCAAGCAGGTGGCGCGCCTCAAGCGCAAGGCGCGGGAGCTCTCCGAGAAGCTCGAGGCGGGCGGCGGCGCCGGTCCTGACGACGGCGACGGTTCACGTTGACACCCCGGGGCCCTCGTCGGCATACTCCGCCCCCGTTTTCTCAGTCAGGGCGCTTAGCTCAGCGGTAGAGCACAGCCTTCACACGGCTGGGGTCGCAGGTTCGAAACCTGCAGCGCCCACTCTGAAGGGCCGGTGGTTCCGGAGCGATCCGGGGCGGCCGGCCCTTCGTGTTCCTGGCGAGGCGCGCCGCCCGCCCGCTACGCCTCGAGGAGGAGCTCGAACCAGGTCCCGTCGGCGGCCGAGGTGGTGAAGCGCACCCTCCCGCCGAGGAGGCGCTCGCCGAAGAGCTTCATGGAGTAGGTCCCGTGGCCGCGTCCCTCGCCGCGCTTGGTGGTGAAGTGACGCTGGAAGATGCGCGGCACGACGGCGGCCGGGATCGCGCCGGGGTTCCAGACGCGAAACGCGACGGCGTCCTGCAGCCGGTCGACCACCAGGCGGACCGTCCCGCCGCGCGGCGTCGCCTCGAGCGCGTTCACGACCATGTTCACGAGGACGTGCTGCAGCGGCGCGGGGTCGGTGACGACCGCCAGCCCCTCCGGCGCCGCGCCGAGCGCGAGGCGCCGGCCCTCGTGCGCCGGGTGGCCGGTGACGGTGCGCCGGACGAGGTCGAGCGCCGCGGCCACCGGCACCGGGCGCCGGCTGGCGGCGTACGCGCCGGGCTCGCCGCGGGTCATGGCGCGCTGCAGGTGGACCTCGCGCACCAGGTGCTCGCTCAGGACCACGACGTCGTCGGCCGCCTCGACGGCCTCGCCGGGGTCGAGCGGATCGCGGAGCACCTCGCCCGCCGACTTGAGCCCGATGGCCAGGTTCGCGAGGTCGTGCAGGAAGACGCGCTCGAGCTGCGCCCGCTGGCTGGCCCGGGTCACGTCGACGAGCGAGACCACCGTGAACCGCGCCCCCTCCAGCTCGAGCGGCGCGGCGCGCGCCCGCAGCTCGAGGTGTTCCTCCGCGCCGGCCCAGCGCCGGGCCAGGTGGCAGGTGCGCTCCTCGGCGCGGCCGGCCCGCCCCGCGATGAGGAGGGCGACGGCCTGGCCGCACGAGGCGCAGGCGCGCCCCGTGCCGCAGCCGTCGGGGCCGTCGTCCGCGTGCGCGCAGGCGAGCGCCTCGCCCGGGCGCAGCCCCAGCACGTCCTCCGGCCGCTCCACGCCGGCGAGGCCGAGGTAGGCGGCGTTGACGGCGACGATCTGGCGATGCCCGTCGAGCACCACCGCCGCCGCGCCGCTGGCCTGGAGGAGCGCGGTCAGGAGGGGCGTCCGGGCCGCCTGGGCCAGCTCCGCCGCCAGCGCCGCGGGGTCGGTGCGCCCCGCGGGCAGGTAGCGGGTCGGAGCACCGCCGGAGCCGTCGCGTCCCGCCGCGTCGTCCATGGGTGAAGATGATAGCGGGTCCTGCGGCGCGCGGATGCCCCCTGCTCGCGGGCGCCGCGGGCGGGCGCGCACCGCGCGCAGGGGACGCCGGCGGCGCGGGGCGATCGACCCCACAGCGCCGCACAGCGCCCCACGGCGACCGCGCTCGCCTTCCTCAGCGCGCCGCGCGCGTCACGACCAGCGCGCGGTCTCCGGCGCCGCCGTCCTCCAGCGCCTCGATCTCGCGCTCGGCCGGCGACGCCAGCGCGAGCTCCCGGACGGTGGCGTCCGACAGCCGCAGGCGGTAGACGCCCGGGCGGACGCCCTCGAACGCGTACCAGCCGTCGTACGAGGTGCGGGCGCGCCCGGCGACCTCGCCGGCGGCGTCGAGGAGCAGGACCTCGGCGCCCTCGAGCGGCCGCTGCGCGCGCCGCTCGCGCAGGGACACCGTGCCCTCCACCACCGCGGTCGGGATCACCGGGAGGTCGGCCAGCTGGCTCTTGCCGGGCCGGGCGAGCACCGTCAGCCCGCCCGCGCCCGCCTTCCACTGCGGATCCTCGAGCGCCGCCTCGTCCACGGCGACCTCGACCGGCTGGTAGGCCGGGAGCTGGCGGAGGAAGGCGACGCCGCGCGCGTCGGTCGCGGGGCCCGCCGCCGAGCCGTTCACGAGCAGGCGCGCGCCGGGGATGACCGGCTCGCCCGGGTCCAGCCGCCCGTTGCCGTTCCGGTCGAGGAACACCCGCGCCGAGAGCGCCCCCGCGCCGGCGGCGGGCTGCGCGTCGGCCACGAGCCCGCCCTCGCGGGGCTCGCGGGTGAGCGAGAAGAAGAGCTGCGTGCCCACCACGACCTCGCCGGTGGTCGAGAGCGAGGCCGCGACCTGCAGCCCGAACGCCCCGAGCGCCTTCACCGCCGCGAGCACGAGCCGCTCGTCGCGGCTCTGCGGGAGGGAGACGACGCCGCCCTGGAGCAGCACCTCGCCGAGCTGCCGCTCCACGCGCAGGTCGAGCAGCTCGAGCCGGCGGGCGGGGTGGAGCTCCCACAGCGCCTGGCCGCTCACCGCGAGCGCGCCGAACCGCCGGCTGAAGCGGGTCACCGCCTCGGTCAGCTCGAAGCCCTGGAGCGACACCCAGCGCAGCGTCTGGCTGAAGGCGGTGCGCCCCACGGTGGCCGAGACGCGCCCGTTCACGGTGTCCTCGCTGGCGCCCGACCGGAGCGTGTCGCGCTGCAGGTCGAGCGCGAGCGCGAGCGGCACCGCCGCGGGGGCCACCGCGTCGAGGCGCGCGGTCGCGCGCCGCACGAGCGGGTCTGCCCGGGCCGGGAGCAGCTCGCTCGTGAACGAGCTCGCGAGCAGCTCCGACAGCCGGACGTTCACGCCCCCGAGGCGCGTCAGGAGCGCCAGCTCCGCCAGCCGCCCGGCGTCGGAGGCCACGTCCAGGTCGGCCTGCAGGAAGAGGCCGCCCAGGGCGGCGCGCAGCCCCGCGAAGGCGAAGCCCTTGCTGGCGAGCCGGTACGGCACCACCGCCGCGCCGCCGGCCAGGGAGAGGTGCCGGCCGAGGCCGGCGTCGAGGAGGG
This Anaeromyxobacter diazotrophicus DNA region includes the following protein-coding sequences:
- a CDS encoding SCP2 sterol-binding domain-containing protein yields the protein MLFPSRPWVEAVVEAANRQPALAQALAGLGADLAAVVEPEPPHLPRAFAVYGRQERGRIAVVRVLADEDELWELAPAYVVRASYRVWKALLRGEDPVRAALSGRVRVEGDLQALVRRAGYRPLVDAALASVATEFVDEGRTP
- a CDS encoding Hsp70 family protein is translated as MAGAPPREKPILGIDLGTTNTCVAHVRNRIPRVVPTDKGSLVLPSVVALSDRGEFLVGGVAKDQMVTNPKKTIYGAKRLIGRKFNSVVVQELRSYYSYDIVEGPNGEAAVALGDEVRTLPQVSALVLEHVKKIAEAFLGRPMGEAVISVPAYYNDNQRQAVKEAGRLAGFEVKRIVNEPTAAALAYGFNRGLDQKILVYDLGGGTFDVSVLQLNGNVFEVLATGGDTFLGGADFDNRIIDYALEAFWRDHKIDLAGSPIAMQRIKGAAEAAKIDLTLIPHASLELPFIEEKKGRPLDLRLPLSRSQLDELTVDLVDRTFQICDQVLAEKGLQPSQIDEIILVGGQSRMPLVQEKIRQHFGKPPRKGVHPDECVALGAALLGDSLDQIDSVTLVDVLSMPIGVGTPQNRFRRLLEKNNAIPCSRSFRLPPPREPGQPIELDIYQGDSDDIVDDEFLGSIRLPAAATGRRVDFKLDEECLLKVVFDDPEQGMRQVDFATRDTPEALRRALAERAARHGAEPSDPEVRRGGGLFGWLRRGA
- a CDS encoding sensor histidine kinase; this translates as MDDAAGRDGSGGAPTRYLPAGRTDPAALAAELAQAARTPLLTALLQASGAAAVVLDGHRQIVAVNAAYLGLAGVERPEDVLGLRPGEALACAHADDGPDGCGTGRACASCGQAVALLIAGRAGRAEERTCHLARRWAGAEEHLELRARAAPLELEGARFTVVSLVDVTRASQRAQLERVFLHDLANLAIGLKSAGEVLRDPLDPGEAVEAADDVVVLSEHLVREVHLQRAMTRGEPGAYAASRRPVPVAAALDLVRRTVTGHPAHEGRRLALGAAPEGLAVVTDPAPLQHVLVNMVVNALEATPRGGTVRLVVDRLQDAVAFRVWNPGAIPAAVVPRIFQRHFTTKRGEGRGHGTYSMKLFGERLLGGRVRFTTSAADGTWFELLLEA
- a CDS encoding carboxypeptidase-like regulatory domain-containing protein, translating into MPHLPARLRSGAWALGAALALAAAAPARGAPRPPREEALLLEVHLGGLVVCDGLPAYATAQGVRLPLLQLAQALSLDIHALPFPDLAEGFVLDERRTFRLAPGRVTLGDRVEPTDPALLEARDDDVYVALPLLERWLSVKLEVKPELQILEVTALEPLPVQARLEREALAAQLARRGPREPGAARLEDERALVAFPSVDQTLSAEVRHDRPGARTSLRSTTFAAGDLAGAEASLYAGLSNGRDAVDLRPTLARSDPDGRLLGPLAARYAGVGAVLVPGLRNVSSADPRWLGATVTNYPLGLPGAFDRYSLSGALRPGWDVELYQNGALVAYQAARPDGTYAFDELPLLLGQNEYRLVFHGPFGERREEARSLFFGPTMTSPGEVRYRVSAQRDGAGCLRASALLDAGLGRHLSLAGGAAVVPYRLASKGFAFAGLRAALGGLFLQADLDVASDAGRLAELALLTRLGGVNVRLSELLASSFTSELLPARADPLVRRATARLDAVAPAAVPLALALDLQRDTLRSGASEDTVNGRVSATVGRTAFSQTLRWVSLQGFELTEAVTRFSRRFGALAVSGQALWELHPARRLELLDLRVERQLGEVLLQGGVVSLPQSRDERLVLAAVKALGAFGLQVAASLSTTGEVVVGTQLFFSLTREPREGGLVADAQPAAGAGALSARVFLDRNGNGRLDPGEPVIPGARLLVNGSAAGPATDARGVAFLRQLPAYQPVEVAVDEAALEDPQWKAGAGGLTVLARPGKSQLADLPVIPTAVVEGTVSLRERRAQRPLEGAEVLLLDAAGEVAGRARTSYDGWYAFEGVRPGVYRLRLSDATVRELALASPAEREIEALEDGGAGDRALVVTRAAR